From Cannabis sativa cultivar Pink pepper isolate KNU-18-1 chromosome 8, ASM2916894v1, whole genome shotgun sequence, a single genomic window includes:
- the LOC133030570 gene encoding putative leucine-rich repeat receptor-like protein kinase At2g19210 has product MKMLRRFLLIAYLISGMVAFTAVQAQTESGFISIDCGVPANMTYTDKTTGLTYVSDSNFIENNIGETHTISLEYHSPNIENQFSTLRSFPQGYKNCYTLKPADGKGYKYLIRARFLYGNYDERMIVPEFDLYIGTNKWGTVKLDNASHVGSMEIVYISTSTYIFVCIVNTDHGTPFISALELRPLKNSTYTPTRAAVLYQRLDLGSTTNKSVRFQEDVYDRIWQPYNMGDAKILSTSLTVDSGTVINYTPPSSVLATAMIRENVTIEPEDPTAKYYVYMHFADLEKLQANESREFLIYENDKLWNGNDQPFAPEYLYTTTRFSTSPVSGNRINYLFKQSTTSTHQPILNALEIFIVQNFSQPQTYEQDVHIFNKRNHCHFFGGSVM; this is encoded by the exons atgAAGATGTTAAGACGTTTCCTCTTGATTGCATACCTTATTAGTGGCATGGTAGCCTTCACGGCAGTTCAAGCTCAAACTGAATCAG GGTTCATCAGCATAGATTGCGGAGTGCCTGCTAATATGACTTACACAGACAAAACAACCGGCTTGACTTACGTTTCAGATTCAAATTTCATCGAAAACAACATAGGTGAAACCCATACAATATCACTTGAATACCATTCGCCCAATATTGAGAaccaattttcaactttaagaAGTTTTCCTCAAGGATACAAAAATTGCTACACCCTAAAGCCAGCAGATGGAAAAGGGTACAAATATTTGATAAGGGCAAGATTCTTGTACGGAAATTATGATGAAAGAATGATTGTGCCGGAGTTTGATTTGTACATTGGGACTAATAAATGGGGGACTGTGAAATTGGATAATGCATCACATGTTGGGAGCATGGAGATCGTATATATTTCAACTTCAACTTATATATTTGTGTGTATAGTGAATACAGACCATGGCACACCCTTTATTTCGGCTTTGGAACTTAGGCCTTTGAAGAATTCTACGTACACCCCTACTCGGGCAGCTGTTCTATATCAACGCTTGGATTTAGGTTCCACCACCAATAAATCGGTCAG ATTTCAAGAGGATGTATATGATCGTATATGGCAGCCCTATAATATGGGAGATGCCAAAATTTTAAGCACATCGCTGACAGTAGACTCTGGTACCGTAATCAATTACACCCCACCATCAAGTGTTTTGGCCACCGCTATGATCCGAGAAAATGTGACTATTGAGCCTGAAGATCCCACTGCTAAATACTACGTGTACATGCACTTTGCTGACCTAGAAAAGCTTCAAGCAAATGAGTCAAGAGAATTTTTAATCTATGAAAACGACAAGTTGTGGAATGGCAATGATCAACCTTTTGCTCCTGAATACTTGTACACCACTACTAGATTTAGCACTTCCCCAGTCAGTGGCAACAGAATAAACTACTTGTTCAAACAATCTACCACATCTACACACCAACCTATCCTCAATGCTCTTGAGATTTTTATTGTTCAGAATTTCTCACAACCACAAACATATGAACAAGAcg TACACATATTTAACAAACGTAATCATTGCCATTTTTTTGGAGGGAGTGTTATGTAA